A window of Desulfuromonas soudanensis genomic DNA:
TTTTGTTCTCCTATAAAAAAAGAGGTCCCCTCGACGGGGGACCTCTTTTTTTCTGGGCGTTGAGAAAAATTCACGGGACGGCGTCAGCCGTGAAATTCCGTGCCGTACATCATGGCTAGGCGGCCGCGGTTGTCCAGGCAGAGGGGGCAGAGTTCTCCGGCGTCGTCGTAGAGTTCCCGGGCGAGGATCGAGCCGGCCTCCTCGGCGGGGGTGGACGGTGGCGCTGCCGGGTCGAAGGTCCTGCCGCAGAGCCTACAGGGGCGCATCTGTCCCCTCCAGGTGGAATTTAACCAGATCCGCCATGGCGGCAATGAAATCGGGGTGGTCGTTGAGGGACGGGGTTCGGCTAAAGCGGCGGATCCCTTGCTTTCGGGCGTGCTCGCTGTACTCGATATCGATCTCGTGGAGGGTCTCGATATGGTCGGAGACGAAGGAGATCGGCACCATGAGCACCGCCTGGTACCCTTCGTCGGCCAGCCCGTCGAGGACGGTCAGGGTGTCCGGCTCCATCCAGGCAACCGGACCGCTGCGGCTTTGAAAACCGAGGCGCCAGGGGCGCTCGCCGAGGCGCTGCATCGTCCCCTTGACCGTCGCCAGGACCTGTTCGAGGTAGGGATCGCCGCGGTCGATGAAGCGCTGCGGCAGGGCGTGGGCGGAAAAGAGGATCTGCACCTCGTCGCGCATCAGCTCGTGGTACTCTTCGAGGGCGGCGCGGATGCGGCCGGCCAGGGCATCGAGATAGCCCGGCCAGTCGAACCACTGCTCGATGACGGAAAACTGCAGCTCGGGGTGGACCCGGGCGGCGGTGCGGCGAAAGTCGTCGATGCTGCTGCCGGTGGTCGCGCCCGTGTAGTGCGGGTACATGGAGAGGACGACCGCCCGCGACACGCCGTCGGCCCGCATCCGCTCCAGGGTTTCTTCGGCCCGCGGCGCCCAGTAGCGCATGGCGACATAGGGCCTGAAGGGCGAACCGAGAGCGGCGGCAATCCCCTCGGCCTGGAGGGTCGTCCAGCGCAGCTGCGGCGATTTGCCGCCGATGGCGCGGTAGTTCTCCCTCACTTTCCGGGCCCGGAAATGGCTGAGAATCCTGGCGAAGGGGCGCTGGAGAACGCTCCCCAGGGGGAGCTGGATCAGTTGACGGTCGGAGAAGAGGTTGTAGAGAAAGGGCTCGACGGCCTCGAGGGAATCGGGGCCCCCCATATTGAGGAGGACTAGGCCTATCGGTATCGGTTCAGGCATGAGGGATAGTCCACCACAGAGACACTGAGGCACAGAGAAAAACTTGAATTTCACAACCTGTTACCGGGTTAAAAACCCTTTGGGCAGGTCTTCTTATTTGTCTCTCTGTGTTCTCGGTGCCTCGGTGGTTCATTGAATGAGTTTACAGGGACTATTTCCGGCTGAGTCGGTGCACGCACTCGACCATATGAATGGCGTTTTCCGGCGGCACCGTCGGCAGGATGCCGTGGCCGAGGTTGAAGATGAAACCGGGACGCCCGGCGTTTTCGTCGAGAATGCGCTGGACCTCTTTTTCGATGTAGGGCTTCGGCGCATAGAGAACGGTCGGGTCGAGGTTCCCCTGCACCGCCACCTCCGGGCCGAGGATGTCCCGGGCCTTGCCGAGATTGACATGCCAGTCGAGCCCGACGACGTCGGCGCCCGCTTCCTTGACCAGCTCGAGCATGGTGCCGCCGTTCTTGACGAAATAGATCACCGGGATGCCGTCGCGGTTGAGGCCGTTGATCAGCTCCTTGACGTAGGGGAGGATATAGCGCTCGAAGTCGTGGGGGGCCAGGAGCCCGCCCCAGGTGTCGAAGATCTGGATCGCCTGGGCGCCGGCCTCGATCTGCATGTTCAGGTAACGCCGGTCCATCTCGGTGATCTTCTTCATCAGCGCGTCGTAGAGGGGGAAGTCGGCGTACATCATCTGCTTGAGGGCGGCAAAGTCCTTGCTGCCGTGCCCTTCGACCATGTAGCAGGCGAGGGTGAAGGGTGCTCCGCCGAAGCCGATGAGGGGGACGCGTCCCTCGAAGGCGACGCGCAGTCGTTTGAGGATTTCCGGAACGTAGGGAACCGCCTGGGCCATATCGTCGGGGACGATGAGGGCATCGACATCGGCGGCGGTGCGGATCGGTTTTTCGAAGACCGGACCGGGGACGAAGTCGAGAGCCATCCCCATCGGCTCGATGGGTGTGAGGATGTCGGAGAAGAGGATTGCCGCGTCGACATTGAGGAGGTCGATCGGCTGGATGGTCACCTCAGCGGCCCGGGCCGGATCCTTGCACAGGTCGAGAAAGGTGCCGCCCCCCTGGGCGCGAACATCCTTGTACTGCTGCAGGTAACGGCCGGCCTGACGCATCAGCCAGACGGGGACGTAATCGGTCGGCTGGCCCCAACAGGCCTTGATGAAGGGGTATTCTTTGGACATGGGGATGGAACCTCCTGTATGACAAATTTTGAATTGCGAATTTTGAATTTTGAATTTCATTCTCCATTCAAAATCCAGAATTCAGACTGACAATTTTGAATGGTGAATTTTGAATTTTGAATTTCATTCTCCATTCAAAATCCAGAATTCAGAATTCAGAATTGAACTTACGCTTTCGGTGCGTTCTCCGCCGCTTCCTTCTCCATCCGCTTGCGGGTGCGGTTGGGGATGTAGTTGCAGAAAGGCTCCTCGGCCAGGTAATCGCCGTAGACGGCGTCGGCGCGGGCGCGGCAGCCGCCGCAGACGTTGATGAACTCGCACTCGCCGCACTTGCCGGTGTACTTCTTGAAATCCCGCAGGTCGTTGAAGACCTTGGAGTTGTACCACAGCTCCTTGAAGGGGATCTGCTTGACGTTGCCGACCGAAGAGTGGAAGTAGGAGCAGGGCTTGAGATTGCCGAAGCAGTCGATGAGGCAGATCGTCTGCGCGGC
This region includes:
- the hemH gene encoding ferrochelatase is translated as MPEPIPIGLVLLNMGGPDSLEAVEPFLYNLFSDRQLIQLPLGSVLQRPFARILSHFRARKVRENYRAIGGKSPQLRWTTLQAEGIAAALGSPFRPYVAMRYWAPRAEETLERMRADGVSRAVVLSMYPHYTGATTGSSIDDFRRTAARVHPELQFSVIEQWFDWPGYLDALAGRIRAALEEYHELMRDEVQILFSAHALPQRFIDRGDPYLEQVLATVKGTMQRLGERPWRLGFQSRSGPVAWMEPDTLTVLDGLADEGYQAVLMVPISFVSDHIETLHEIDIEYSEHARKQGIRRFSRTPSLNDHPDFIAAMADLVKFHLEGTDAPL
- the hemE gene encoding uroporphyrinogen decarboxylase; protein product: MSKEYPFIKACWGQPTDYVPVWLMRQAGRYLQQYKDVRAQGGGTFLDLCKDPARAAEVTIQPIDLLNVDAAILFSDILTPIEPMGMALDFVPGPVFEKPIRTAADVDALIVPDDMAQAVPYVPEILKRLRVAFEGRVPLIGFGGAPFTLACYMVEGHGSKDFAALKQMMYADFPLYDALMKKITEMDRRYLNMQIEAGAQAIQIFDTWGGLLAPHDFERYILPYVKELINGLNRDGIPVIYFVKNGGTMLELVKEAGADVVGLDWHVNLGKARDILGPEVAVQGNLDPTVLYAPKPYIEKEVQRILDENAGRPGFIFNLGHGILPTVPPENAIHMVECVHRLSRK